The Canis lupus baileyi chromosome 29, mCanLup2.hap1, whole genome shotgun sequence genome includes a region encoding these proteins:
- the TEX36 gene encoding testis-expressed protein 36 isoform X4 produces MAKGRRFNPALDKDGRWRVLVFQFPQIGLTQKTPESSTSAVLKEPHRPHLSRQVEERLPPIYKVREKQAVNNNFPFSVHDNRHSFQSSGCYLDSGLGRRKISPEKRQHVSRNFNLWADT; encoded by the exons ATGGCCAAAGGAAGACGCTTCAACCCAGCTTTAGACAAGGACGGAAGATGG CGTGTGCTGGTTTTCCAGTTCCCTCAGATCGGACTAACACAAAAGACACCAGAATCCAGCACAAGTGCAGTGTTAAAAGAACCCCACCGTCCGCATTTGTCTCGGCAAGTAGAGGAGAGGCTGCCACCCATCTACAAAGTTCGGGAGAAG CAAGCGGTCAATAACAACTTCCCCTTCTCTGTACACGACAATCGGCACAGCTTTCAGAGTTCTGGATGCTACCTTGACTCT ggcctgggacgTAGGAAGATCTCCCCAGAGAAAAGGCAACATGTTTCAAGAAATTTCAATCTCTGGGCAG ACACgtag
- the TEX36 gene encoding testis-expressed protein 36 isoform X1, translated as MAKGRRFNPALDKDGRWFPQIGLTQKTPESSTSAVLKEPHRPHLSRQVEERLPPIYKVREKQAVNNNFPFSVHDNRHSFQSSGCYLDSGLGRRKISPEKRQHVSRNFNLWAGDYVPSCLDGFSNNQISYVYQEVVVVPIFRRFPRRYNEKWNSFKFIPQRSYTEFLKKKPKVRFAIDKKVGSSLEP; from the exons ATGGCCAAAGGAAGACGCTTCAACCCAGCTTTAGACAAGGACGGAAGATGG TTCCCTCAGATCGGACTAACACAAAAGACACCAGAATCCAGCACAAGTGCAGTGTTAAAAGAACCCCACCGTCCGCATTTGTCTCGGCAAGTAGAGGAGAGGCTGCCACCCATCTACAAAGTTCGGGAGAAG CAAGCGGTCAATAACAACTTCCCCTTCTCTGTACACGACAATCGGCACAGCTTTCAGAGTTCTGGATGCTACCTTGACTCT ggcctgggacgTAGGAAGATCTCCCCAGAGAAAAGGCAACATGTTTCAAGAAATTTCAATCTCTGGGCAGGTGACTATGTTCCATCTTGTCTTGATGGTTTTTCAAATAACCAAATATCATATGTCTATCAAGAAGTTGTGGTGGTCCCAATTTTTAGACGCTTCCCAAGACGTTATAATGAGAAATGGAactcttttaaatttattcctcagAGAAGCTACacagaatttttgaaaaagaaaccaaaagtaaGGTTTGCTATTGACAAAAAAGTTGGTTCTTCACTGGAGCCTTAG